In Geobacter anodireducens, a genomic segment contains:
- a CDS encoding NADH-quinone oxidoreductase subunit F (part of NADH-ubiquinone oxidoreductase complex I; shuttles electrons from NADH, via FMN and iron-sulfur (Fe-S) centers, to quinones in the respiratory chain; NuoF is part of the soluble NADH dehydrogenase fragment, which represents the electron input part of NADH dehydrogenase) codes for MEQVLFRHNRPGRCVTFAEYRAEGGFAALEKALSGMSPNDVQQVVIDANLRGRGGAGFPTGKKWSFVPRDIPGPRYLICNCDEMEPGTYKDRILLEANPYSLVEGMTLAAYAIGVAHAFIFIRRGYEEAAENCRRAIAEAKDAGLLGKNILGSGFSLELDVHQSAGRYICGEETALMNALEGRRANPRSKPPFPAVKGLWGRPTVVNNVETLANIPAIVAGGAAWFKGLATIPEAAGTKLFCVSGHVNNAACFELPLGMSLGEIIDGPCGGMLPGREFKACIPGGASTPFFTREHWNVPMDFDAVARAGSRLGTGGIVVFDRNTCMVAATLNLVSFYARESCGWCTPCREGLPFVKDVLARIEAGAGREEHIAILREHVQYLNYAFCPLAPGAMGPVEGLLRLFEDEIREHIVLGRCPFGGKV; via the coding sequence ATGGAACAGGTTCTCTTCCGACATAACCGTCCCGGCCGGTGCGTGACCTTTGCCGAGTACCGGGCCGAGGGGGGCTTCGCGGCCCTGGAGAAGGCCCTTTCCGGCATGTCGCCCAACGATGTCCAGCAGGTGGTGATCGACGCCAACCTGCGGGGCCGGGGCGGGGCCGGGTTCCCCACCGGGAAGAAGTGGTCCTTCGTGCCGCGGGACATCCCCGGCCCCCGCTATCTCATCTGCAACTGCGACGAGATGGAGCCGGGCACCTACAAGGACCGGATACTCCTGGAGGCGAACCCCTATTCCCTGGTGGAGGGGATGACCCTGGCCGCCTACGCCATCGGCGTGGCCCACGCCTTCATCTTCATCCGCCGGGGCTACGAAGAGGCGGCGGAGAACTGCCGGCGCGCCATTGCCGAGGCAAAGGACGCGGGCCTGCTGGGGAAGAACATCCTCGGCTCCGGTTTCTCCCTGGAACTGGACGTCCACCAGTCCGCCGGCCGCTACATCTGCGGCGAGGAGACGGCCCTCATGAACGCGCTGGAGGGGAGACGGGCCAACCCGCGGAGCAAACCCCCCTTCCCGGCGGTGAAGGGGCTCTGGGGGCGTCCCACGGTGGTGAACAACGTGGAGACCCTGGCCAATATCCCGGCCATTGTGGCGGGCGGCGCCGCCTGGTTCAAGGGGTTGGCGACAATTCCCGAGGCAGCCGGCACCAAGCTCTTCTGCGTGAGCGGACATGTGAACAACGCCGCCTGCTTCGAGCTTCCCCTGGGGATGAGCCTGGGCGAGATCATCGACGGACCCTGCGGCGGCATGCTGCCGGGGCGGGAGTTCAAGGCGTGCATCCCCGGCGGGGCGTCCACGCCGTTCTTTACCCGGGAGCACTGGAACGTTCCCATGGACTTCGACGCAGTGGCAAGGGCGGGCTCCCGGCTCGGCACCGGCGGCATCGTGGTCTTCGACCGGAACACCTGCATGGTGGCGGCAACCCTGAACCTGGTGTCCTTCTATGCCCGGGAGTCGTGCGGCTGGTGTACCCCCTGCCGGGAGGGGCTCCCCTTCGTGAAGGACGTCCTGGCCCGGATCGAGGCGGGCGCCGGGCGGGAGGAGCATATCGCCATTCTCCGGGAGCACGTGCAGTACCTGAACTACGCGTTCTGTCCCCTGGCGCCCGGTGCCATGGGGCCGGTCGAGGGGCTCCTGCGGCTCTTCGAGGACGAGATCCGTGAACACATCGTGCTGGGGCGCTGCCCCTTCGGAGGAAAGGTATGA
- a CDS encoding NADH dehydrogenase, translating into MIPELLKKELQSRVAHAVTNREAAVDVMKELQRHYGWLTDEAVGEAAELLGLTPLQVEELATFYEMIYRRPVGKRVIHVCDSISCWALGGESLMAHLAAALGIETGQTTADGLFTLLPCCCLGNCGEAPTLMVGDTLHGRVTPERAGEILAAERRVLSAREE; encoded by the coding sequence ATGATCCCGGAGCTTCTCAAAAAGGAACTTCAGTCCCGCGTCGCCCACGCCGTCACCAACCGCGAGGCGGCCGTGGACGTGATGAAAGAGCTGCAGCGCCACTACGGCTGGCTCACCGACGAGGCGGTGGGGGAGGCGGCGGAGCTCCTGGGACTCACCCCCCTCCAGGTGGAGGAGCTGGCCACCTTCTACGAGATGATCTACCGCCGCCCCGTGGGAAAGCGGGTGATCCACGTCTGCGACTCCATCTCCTGCTGGGCCCTGGGGGGGGAGAGTCTCATGGCGCACCTGGCAGCGGCGCTCGGCATCGAAACGGGGCAAACCACGGCGGACGGGCTCTTTACGCTTCTGCCCTGCTGCTGCCTCGGCAATTGCGGCGAAGCCCCGACTCTCATGGTCGGTGACACCCTCCACGGCCGGGTGACACCGGAGCGGGCCGGAGAAATCCTGGCTGCAGAGCGGCGGGTTCTTTCCGCCAGGGAGGAGTGA
- a CDS encoding NADH-quinone oxidoreductase subunit A, producing the protein MQPAGISHSLFPSLPPEFLPLALYTLAASILVGMLLLAAWWLGAKTTNRNKELPYESGAIPTGSARLAYPVPFYLIAIFFIVFDVEAAFIFAWATAWRELGLPGLVHITFFIVILLLGLVWLWLKGGLDWGPSRARRGHVRD; encoded by the coding sequence ATGCAACCAGCCGGCATATCACATTCCCTCTTCCCCTCGTTGCCGCCCGAGTTCCTTCCCCTGGCGCTCTACACCCTTGCGGCATCCATCTTGGTCGGCATGCTCCTTCTGGCCGCCTGGTGGCTCGGCGCCAAGACCACCAACCGCAACAAGGAACTCCCCTACGAATCGGGCGCAATCCCCACCGGTTCGGCCCGGCTCGCCTATCCGGTCCCGTTCTACCTCATCGCCATCTTCTTCATCGTCTTCGACGTGGAGGCGGCCTTCATCTTCGCCTGGGCCACGGCCTGGCGCGAGCTGGGTCTTCCGGGCCTCGTCCACATCACCTTCTTCATCGTCATCCTCCTTCTCGGCCTCGTCTGGCTCTGGCTGAAGGGGGGCCTCGACTGGGGACCGTCCCGTGCACGGAGGGGCCATGTCCGAGACTGA